A single genomic interval of Psychroserpens sp. NJDZ02 harbors:
- a CDS encoding DUF5522 domain-containing protein, with translation MKKIIPIEDGDYYLTPEGYRCFTEQYHLKRGYCCENGCRHCPYGFNAKTNSIKKN, from the coding sequence ATGAAGAAGATAATTCCTATAGAAGACGGCGATTACTACCTAACACCCGAAGGTTATCGTTGTTTTACAGAACAATACCATTTAAAAAGAGGGTATTGTTGCGAAAATGGTTGTAGACATTGTCCTTATGGATTTAATGCCAAAACAAACTCAATTAAAAAAAATTAA
- the pepE gene encoding dipeptidase PepE, whose amino-acid sequence MKQLLIASTSTLHSGAYLDYLLDALKIHFKDIKDIIFIPYARPSGISHDDYTQKAAEAFAKININVIGLHTFKNPAEAIANTEGVFTGGGNTFVLVSALYKHQLLEPLKAAINSGTPYLGTSAGSNICGLNIRTTNDMPIVYPPSFKTLGFVPFNINPHYLDPDNNSTHMGETRETRIKEFHQFNTQPVVGLREGSWLEVKGQSIQLKGALHARVFEYDTEPYEIETGTFLNELK is encoded by the coding sequence ATGAAACAATTATTAATCGCAAGTACTTCCACCCTACATTCTGGAGCATACTTGGACTATTTACTAGATGCTTTAAAAATTCATTTTAAAGACATAAAAGACATTATTTTTATTCCGTACGCACGACCTAGTGGTATTTCTCACGACGATTACACACAAAAAGCAGCAGAAGCTTTTGCTAAAATCAATATAAACGTTATCGGTTTACACACGTTTAAAAACCCCGCTGAAGCTATAGCAAATACTGAAGGTGTTTTTACTGGAGGTGGAAACACCTTTGTTTTAGTTAGTGCATTGTACAAACACCAATTATTAGAACCATTAAAAGCAGCCATTAATAGCGGAACGCCATACTTGGGAACTAGCGCAGGGAGCAACATCTGTGGATTAAATATCCGTACCACTAATGATATGCCAATTGTATACCCTCCAAGTTTCAAAACATTAGGATTTGTCCCTTTTAATATCAATCCTCATTATTTAGATCCAGATAATAATAGCACGCATATGGGAGAAACTAGAGAAACTAGAATTAAAGAGTTTCATCAATTTAACACACAACCTGTTGTTGGATTACGCGAAGGTAGCTGGTTAGAGGTTAAAGGACAATCGATACAACTTAAAGGCGCATTGCATGCTCGAGTTTTTGAATATGACACAGAACCTTATGAAATAGAAACAGGAACATTTTTAAATGAGTTAAAATAG
- a CDS encoding glucosaminidase domain-containing protein has translation MKKIITILCLTLLIVSCGSSKKVTTKKGKQRTVKVDRKKKVTEKKKPVEVVEEDVRKETPEVYANKTEEYIAVFSDIAKDEMIKYRVPASITLAQGILESGSGQGRLSVEANNHFGIKCHNWEGAKIYHDDDASQECFRKYKNAKYSFRDHSLFLAERKRYSKLFDLEKDDYQGWAKGLRAAGYATDKKYPNKLISLIERYQLYRFDADVLGKEITTNDKHAVIKGDTLYSISRRYNISVTELKDLNSLEDNDLFIGQILFVKPIPKDY, from the coding sequence ATGAAAAAAATAATCACCATTCTTTGTTTAACATTGTTAATTGTTAGTTGTGGGTCCTCAAAAAAGGTAACAACAAAAAAAGGAAAACAAAGAACCGTTAAAGTAGATCGAAAGAAAAAAGTAACAGAGAAGAAAAAGCCAGTTGAAGTTGTAGAAGAAGATGTTAGAAAAGAAACACCGGAAGTTTATGCTAACAAAACGGAAGAATATATAGCAGTGTTTAGTGATATTGCTAAAGATGAAATGATTAAATATAGAGTGCCTGCAAGTATTACTTTAGCTCAAGGTATTTTGGAATCTGGGTCTGGACAAGGGCGTTTATCTGTAGAAGCAAATAATCACTTTGGTATTAAGTGCCATAACTGGGAAGGTGCTAAAATTTATCATGATGATGATGCATCACAAGAATGTTTCCGTAAATATAAAAACGCAAAATACTCGTTTAGAGATCATTCTTTGTTTTTAGCAGAACGTAAACGGTATTCAAAATTATTTGACTTAGAAAAGGACGATTATCAAGGTTGGGCAAAAGGATTAAGAGCTGCTGGTTATGCTACCGATAAAAAATATCCAAATAAATTAATTAGCTTAATAGAGCGTTACCAATTGTATCGTTTTGATGCAGATGTTTTAGGGAAAGAAATAACGACTAACGATAAACATGCGGTTATAAAAGGAGATACTTTATATTCAATTTCAAGAAGATATAATATTTCTGTTACCGAATTAAAAGATTTAAATAGTTTAGAAGACAATGATTTGTTCATAGGACAGATTTTATTTGTAAAACCAATTCCAAAAGATTATTAA
- a CDS encoding M1 family metallopeptidase, whose protein sequence is MKKLKYLFLSALFVSVSAFAQDQKEDQKERQPGHTNNNKFKQLYEEFSTPNMYRAASGAPGAAYYQQQADYKMDLELDDVNAKLSGYETITYTNNSPDNLNYLWVQLDQNMRAKDSKTPLISDDAAQPATTPAGFTNSYLTEAFDGGFNIQEVKDTKGRALPHMINRTMMRVEMPTALKSGESFSFSIKWWYNINDHVNGRGRSGYEYFPEDDNRAYVIAQFYPRMAVYNDVEGWQNSQFWGRDEFALPFGNFEVNITVPEDHILDGTGKLTNRKDVFSKDMMKRYEQAKKSYDEPVVIVTQDEAIAKLSTKATKTKTWKLYAENVRDFGFATSRRYIWDMMSVKIGGKDVMAVSLYGKEGNPLWEQWSTKAVASTLKSYSRMTFDYPYHKAISVHAKEQGMEYPMICWNYGRPDKDGNYSDRTKFGMMSVIIHEVGHNFFPMIVNSDERQWTWMDEGLNTFVQYVAEQDFGKWYPAALSEGQTAYPSRRGPAANIVRYMGGDQDYIAPIMTKGLNTYQFGNNAYSKPGTALNILRETVMGHELFDYAFREYANRWMFKHPTPEDFFRTMEDASAVDLDWYWRGWFYTTDYVDIGVKDVKKYYVSNEPNAEIKEIAEQRGMKLSDLPPLVFFVEEGSEDFDTNLKGKTALENSATLNEYVMDNFTAEERAKIKEPKFFYKVTFEKPGGLVMPIIVEYTYSDGTSKTETYPAQIWRLNDKEVSKTLATEKEIVNITVDPKLETADVDVSNNSWPREMKASEFDNFKEQNKN, encoded by the coding sequence ATGAAAAAATTAAAGTATCTATTTCTTTCGGCACTTTTCGTGTCTGTAAGTGCCTTTGCACAAGACCAAAAGGAAGACCAGAAAGAGCGTCAGCCGGGTCACACAAACAACAACAAGTTTAAGCAGTTGTATGAAGAGTTTTCAACACCTAATATGTACAGAGCAGCTTCAGGTGCTCCAGGTGCGGCTTACTATCAACAGCAAGCAGATTATAAAATGGACTTAGAACTTGATGATGTTAATGCAAAATTATCAGGTTATGAAACCATTACGTACACTAACAATTCTCCGGATAACTTAAATTATTTATGGGTTCAGTTAGATCAAAACATGCGTGCTAAAGATTCTAAAACTCCGTTAATTAGTGATGACGCTGCGCAACCAGCAACTACACCAGCAGGTTTTACAAATAGTTATTTGACAGAAGCTTTTGATGGAGGATTTAATATTCAGGAAGTAAAAGATACTAAAGGTCGTGCATTACCACATATGATTAATCGTACTATGATGCGTGTTGAAATGCCAACCGCTTTAAAGTCTGGAGAGTCATTTTCTTTTTCTATTAAATGGTGGTACAATATTAATGACCACGTAAATGGTAGAGGGCGTTCTGGATACGAGTATTTTCCAGAAGATGATAATAGAGCCTATGTTATAGCGCAATTTTATCCAAGAATGGCTGTATATAATGATGTGGAAGGATGGCAAAATTCTCAGTTTTGGGGACGTGATGAGTTTGCATTACCTTTCGGAAATTTTGAAGTAAATATTACTGTGCCTGAAGATCATATTTTAGATGGTACAGGAAAATTAACCAATAGAAAAGACGTCTTTTCAAAAGACATGATGAAACGTTACGAACAAGCGAAGAAATCTTATGATGAGCCTGTTGTTATCGTAACACAAGACGAAGCTATTGCTAAGTTAAGTACAAAAGCAACAAAGACTAAAACATGGAAGTTATATGCAGAAAATGTACGTGACTTTGGTTTTGCTACGTCAAGACGATATATCTGGGACATGATGAGTGTTAAGATTGGTGGTAAAGATGTAATGGCTGTATCGTTATATGGTAAAGAAGGAAACCCATTATGGGAACAATGGTCAACTAAAGCAGTAGCAAGTACTTTAAAGTCTTACTCTCGTATGACTTTTGATTATCCTTATCATAAGGCAATATCTGTTCATGCTAAAGAGCAAGGGATGGAGTATCCAATGATTTGCTGGAATTATGGTCGTCCTGATAAAGATGGAAACTATAGTGATAGAACTAAATTTGGTATGATGTCTGTAATTATTCACGAAGTAGGACATAACTTTTTTCCTATGATTGTAAATAGTGACGAGCGTCAATGGACATGGATGGATGAAGGTTTAAATACATTTGTACAATATGTAGCAGAACAAGATTTTGGAAAATGGTATCCAGCAGCATTATCTGAAGGGCAAACAGCATATCCATCACGTCGTGGACCAGCAGCTAATATTGTAAGATATATGGGCGGTGATCAAGATTATATCGCTCCTATTATGACTAAAGGATTAAATACATACCAATTTGGTAATAATGCTTATAGCAAGCCAGGAACAGCACTTAATATTTTACGTGAGACAGTAATGGGGCATGAATTGTTTGATTATGCTTTTAGAGAGTATGCTAATCGTTGGATGTTTAAGCACCCAACTCCAGAAGACTTTTTTCGTACAATGGAAGATGCTTCAGCAGTTGATTTAGATTGGTATTGGAGAGGTTGGTTTTACACAACAGATTATGTTGATATAGGAGTTAAAGACGTTAAGAAATATTATGTATCTAACGAGCCTAATGCAGAAATAAAAGAGATTGCAGAGCAAAGAGGAATGAAGTTAAGCGATTTGCCACCTTTAGTATTTTTTGTAGAAGAAGGAAGTGAAGATTTTGATACTAATTTAAAAGGAAAAACAGCTTTAGAGAATTCTGCAACATTAAATGAATATGTTATGGATAACTTTACGGCAGAAGAGCGTGCAAAAATTAAAGAGCCTAAATTCTTTTATAAAGTGACTTTTGAAAAGCCAGGTGGATTAGTGATGCCAATTATAGTTGAGTATACATATTCAGATGGTACATCTAAAACAGAAACGTACCCAGCGCAAATTTGGAGGCTTAATGATAAAGAAGTAAGTAAAACTTTAGCAACGGAAAAAGAGATTGTTAATATTACTGTAGATCCTAAATTAGAAACTGCTGATGTTGATGTGTCTAATAACTCTTGGCCAAGAGAAATGAAGGCTAGTGAGTTTGATAACTTTAAAGAGCAAAATAAAAACTAA
- a CDS encoding DUF6702 family protein, producing MKPFKYIILVSLFALFSFSAVHKYYVSITQIEYVKDKQSVQIISRIFVDDIEKLVRQRYDKNVTLNDGQDEVIIDGYIKKYLSEKIYISINGAPSILKFIGKEYDDDIMRCFLEIENVSSIKSFEIQNKVLFDIFDDQKNIVRNNINGKNKTFVLIPQKDKGLLNF from the coding sequence ATGAAGCCATTTAAATATATTATATTAGTTAGTTTGTTTGCGTTATTTTCTTTTTCTGCTGTCCATAAATATTATGTCAGTATCACGCAAATAGAATATGTGAAAGACAAACAATCGGTGCAAATAATATCAAGAATTTTTGTTGATGACATAGAGAAATTAGTGCGTCAACGTTATGATAAAAATGTGACTTTAAATGATGGTCAAGACGAAGTAATAATTGATGGCTATATAAAGAAGTACCTTTCAGAAAAAATATATATCAGTATTAACGGAGCGCCTTCAATTTTAAAATTTATTGGTAAAGAGTATGATGATGACATTATGCGTTGTTTTCTAGAAATAGAAAATGTGTCTTCTATCAAAAGCTTTGAAATTCAAAACAAAGTTTTATTTGATATTTTTGATGATCAAAAAAACATTGTCAGAAATAATATAAATGGCAAAAACAAGACTTTTGTTTTAATACCACAGAAAGATAAAGGTTTGTTAAACTTTTAA
- a CDS encoding 1-aminocyclopropane-1-carboxylate deaminase/D-cysteine desulfhydrase, which produces MKFKPELSVNQNIELPFNSSVSLHLKREDLIHPIISGNKYRKLKYNIAFAEQHNHDTLLTFGGAFSNHIAATAEAGRVFGFKTIGVIRGEELRDKILDNPTLKFAQSCGMTFKFISRELFRLKGTQSILDKLKKEFGDFYQIPEGGTNDLAIRGCEEILTKEDDHFDYICSSVGTGGTLAGLINSSGINQQVLGFSALKGDFLKEDISKFAKQNNWQLLTDYHFGGYAKINTDLVSFINTFKKQHNIALDPVYTGKMMFGIFELIQSGFFKPDSKILMIHTGGLQGIVGMNKRLKQKQQQLIL; this is translated from the coding sequence ATGAAATTTAAGCCTGAACTTAGTGTAAATCAAAACATAGAACTTCCTTTTAATAGTTCGGTTTCATTACACCTTAAACGAGAAGATTTAATCCATCCCATTATTTCTGGAAATAAATATAGAAAGTTAAAGTATAATATCGCTTTCGCGGAACAACATAATCATGATACTTTGTTGACCTTTGGTGGCGCATTTTCTAATCATATTGCGGCCACAGCAGAAGCTGGTCGTGTTTTTGGATTTAAAACAATAGGGGTTATAAGAGGAGAGGAATTAAGAGACAAGATTTTGGACAATCCTACGTTAAAGTTTGCGCAATCTTGTGGGATGACTTTTAAATTTATTAGTAGAGAACTGTTTAGATTAAAAGGAACACAATCAATTCTAGATAAATTGAAAAAGGAATTTGGTGATTTTTATCAAATACCGGAAGGTGGTACTAACGATTTGGCTATAAGAGGATGCGAAGAGATTTTAACTAAAGAGGATGATCATTTTGATTATATCTGTTCTTCTGTAGGGACAGGTGGTACCTTAGCAGGATTAATCAATAGTTCTGGAATTAATCAGCAAGTTTTAGGTTTTTCGGCTTTAAAAGGCGACTTTTTAAAAGAAGATATTAGTAAATTTGCAAAACAGAATAACTGGCAACTATTAACCGATTATCATTTTGGTGGATACGCTAAAATAAATACAGACTTGGTGTCGTTTATTAATACCTTTAAAAAACAACACAACATCGCTTTAGATCCAGTATATACAGGGAAAATGATGTTCGGAATTTTTGAGTTAATACAATCAGGTTTTTTTAAACCGGATTCAAAAATTTTAATGATTCATACTGGAGGTTTACAAGGTATAGTTGGGATGAATAAAAGGCTAAAACAAAAACAGCAACAATTAATTTTATAG
- a CDS encoding carboxypeptidase-like regulatory domain-containing protein gives MKLYLLAFLLLTFSFASAQDSTRVEVKGKIIIDSPDLEGITIFNSSSNKGAITDKKGMFTIDAMLNDKISVSALQFKDFNVVVAKEVIDSKQMNVYLIEQVNKLDEVVILPYNLTGFLKDDVTNVETYNPDMDAIYFGVNDISFYEFADDEYSKVENLAAMSQNEKIRYQADGMAILGGLVGLLFKKKDNNKYDTTVSTEQEFATLGDIYNHDYYTVNFKVPEDQVEAFIAYVEVNDFDVTLLKKGKEMQLIEHLNAQSQEFLKATVEKE, from the coding sequence ATGAAATTATATTTACTTGCCTTTTTATTATTGACTTTTAGTTTTGCATCTGCACAAGATTCTACTCGCGTTGAGGTAAAGGGGAAAATTATTATCGACTCTCCAGATCTTGAAGGGATAACTATTTTTAACTCGTCTTCCAATAAGGGAGCCATAACTGATAAAAAAGGTATGTTTACAATTGACGCAATGTTAAATGACAAAATTAGTGTGTCAGCACTTCAGTTTAAGGATTTTAATGTTGTTGTGGCTAAAGAGGTTATAGATTCTAAGCAAATGAATGTGTACTTAATCGAGCAAGTTAATAAGCTAGATGAGGTTGTTATTTTACCTTACAATTTAACAGGTTTTTTAAAAGACGATGTTACAAATGTAGAAACTTATAATCCTGATATGGATGCTATTTACTTTGGAGTTAATGATATTAGTTTCTACGAGTTTGCTGATGACGAATATAGTAAGGTTGAAAACTTGGCAGCCATGAGTCAAAACGAAAAAATAAGATACCAGGCAGATGGTATGGCTATTTTAGGAGGTTTAGTTGGGTTGTTATTCAAGAAAAAAGACAATAATAAATACGATACTACTGTGTCTACAGAACAGGAATTTGCGACATTAGGAGATATTTATAATCATGATTATTACACCGTAAACTTTAAAGTGCCCGAGGATCAAGTAGAGGCATTTATCGCTTATGTTGAAGTTAACGATTTTGATGTTACTCTACTAAAAAAAGGTAAAGAAATGCAGTTAATAGAACATCTTAATGCACAAAGCCAAGAGTTTTTAAAAGCAACCGTTGAAAAAGAATAA
- a CDS encoding carboxypeptidase-like regulatory domain-containing protein: MKKNKLFLTVIILCGFYYTQAQKNELSGTISGDEDVEGIHVLNKTSFTSATSNSDGVFSISAKLNDTVIFSAVQYKTLFKVINEDDIASKTLRVALETFVNELDEVFLVKPLSGNLLDDVSNSKARPLINFYDVGIPGYKGKQKTQSERRLFEATNGGRFISLIPIINAITGRTKRIKAQIKLENDDALLSRLKNDLSEDFFENNTLDEQHHVDFFYFVQEDPLFRQKCGASNLEALMFFKLKLEQYNQNLSEKE, encoded by the coding sequence TTGAAAAAGAATAAGTTATTTTTAACCGTAATTATTCTATGTGGTTTTTATTATACTCAAGCTCAAAAAAATGAATTATCAGGGACTATATCAGGGGATGAAGATGTTGAAGGGATACATGTTTTAAATAAGACGTCATTCACTAGTGCAACATCAAATAGTGATGGTGTATTCTCTATTTCAGCCAAATTAAACGATACGGTTATTTTTTCTGCCGTTCAATATAAGACTTTATTTAAGGTTATAAATGAAGACGATATAGCTTCAAAAACATTACGAGTTGCGCTTGAGACTTTTGTTAATGAGTTGGACGAAGTGTTTTTAGTTAAGCCCTTATCTGGGAATTTATTAGATGATGTTTCTAATTCCAAAGCAAGACCCTTAATTAATTTTTATGATGTTGGTATTCCTGGTTATAAAGGCAAGCAAAAAACACAATCTGAGCGGCGTTTGTTTGAGGCAACTAATGGAGGTAGGTTTATATCTTTAATTCCAATTATCAATGCGATAACAGGACGCACTAAAAGGATAAAAGCCCAAATAAAATTAGAAAACGATGATGCTTTGTTGTCAAGGTTAAAAAACGATTTGTCAGAAGATTTTTTTGAAAACAATACTTTAGATGAACAACATCATGTGGATTTTTTTTACTTTGTACAAGAAGATCCGTTATTTAGGCAAAAGTGTGGCGCTAGCAATTTAGAGGCGCTTATGTTTTTTAAATTAAAACTCGAACAATACAATCAAAATTTATCAGAAAAAGAATAA
- a CDS encoding DUF4136 domain-containing protein, whose protein sequence is MRKIMKLLPVLLVALVLTSCSSVKVAADYDKAVDFNNYKTFAFFKSGIDKAEISDLDKRRILRAIESELLAKGFTKSENPDVLVSIFTKSNQRVDVYNNSWGAGAWGWGGPRWGWGYNSQPNISTSTQGVLFVDLIDANKKELVWQGQGTGYLSKNVEKKEERIKEFVAKIMEKYPPGMTK, encoded by the coding sequence ATGAGAAAAATTATGAAATTGTTACCTGTTCTGTTAGTTGCATTAGTACTAACATCATGTAGTTCTGTTAAAGTAGCTGCGGATTACGACAAGGCTGTAGATTTTAACAACTACAAAACCTTCGCTTTTTTTAAATCAGGAATTGACAAAGCTGAGATTAGCGATTTGGACAAACGAAGAATACTACGTGCTATCGAATCGGAATTACTAGCTAAAGGCTTTACTAAGTCTGAAAATCCTGATGTATTAGTTAGTATTTTCACAAAATCTAATCAACGTGTAGATGTATACAATAACTCCTGGGGAGCAGGTGCTTGGGGTTGGGGAGGACCACGTTGGGGATGGGGTTATAATTCTCAACCAAACATATCAACATCAACTCAAGGTGTCTTATTTGTCGATTTAATTGATGCTAATAAAAAAGAATTAGTTTGGCAAGGCCAAGGTACTGGTTACCTATCTAAAAATGTAGAAAAGAAAGAGGAGCGTATTAAAGAATTTGTTGCTAAAATAATGGAGAAATATCCTCCAGGAATGACCAAATAA
- a CDS encoding urocanate hydratase, translated as MTFKDQILEGIPNQLPESKPFDASINHAPKRKAILSEAETKLALKNALRYFDKKHHSTLLPEFKTELKTYGRIYMYRFRPDYKIYARPISEYPAQSKQAAAIMLMIQNNLDHAVAQHPHELITYGGNGGVFSNWAQYLLTMKYLAEMNDEQTLTMYSGHPMGLFPSHKDAPRVVVTNGMMIPNYSKPDDWEKFNALGVTQYGQMTAGSYMYIGPQGIVHGTTITVLNAFRKIKKEPKGHLFVTSGLGGMSGAQPKAGNIAGCITVCAEVNPKITQVRLDQGWIDEKITDLEQLVLRVTKAKAEKETVSIAYLGNIVDVWEAFDQSNIHIDIGSDQTSLHNPWAGGYYPVGITFEEANVMMAENPELFKDKVQDTLRRHASAINKHTAKGTYFFDYGNAFLLEASRAGADIMAENGIDFRYPSYVQDIMGPMCFDYGFGPFRWVCASGKPEDLAKTDQIACHVLEVIKQHSPEEIQQQMADNIQWIKGAQDNKLVVGSQARILYADAEGRMKIAEAFNQAIKNGEIDTIILGRDHHDVSGTDSPYRETSNIYDGSKFTADMAIQNVIGDSFRGATWVSIHNGGGVGWGEVINGGFGMVLDGSKEASKRLKQMLFWDVNNGISRRSWARNDEAIFAIKRAMASEPNLKVTLPNLVDEDLLNSL; from the coding sequence ATGACATTTAAAGATCAAATATTAGAAGGTATCCCAAACCAATTACCAGAATCAAAACCTTTTGACGCTTCCATTAACCATGCTCCAAAACGGAAGGCCATTTTAAGTGAAGCGGAAACAAAATTAGCTCTAAAAAATGCTTTACGTTATTTTGATAAAAAACATCATAGTACATTACTACCTGAATTTAAAACAGAACTAAAGACATACGGACGTATTTATATGTACCGTTTTAGACCTGATTACAAGATCTATGCTAGGCCAATTTCTGAATATCCTGCACAATCAAAACAAGCTGCTGCTATCATGCTAATGATACAAAACAATTTAGATCATGCAGTTGCACAACATCCACACGAGTTAATTACCTATGGTGGAAATGGCGGTGTGTTTTCTAATTGGGCACAATACTTATTAACCATGAAGTATTTGGCAGAAATGAATGATGAGCAAACGTTAACCATGTATTCTGGACATCCAATGGGATTATTCCCTTCCCATAAAGACGCACCAAGAGTTGTGGTTACAAACGGAATGATGATCCCTAACTATTCTAAACCTGATGATTGGGAAAAATTTAATGCATTAGGCGTAACACAATATGGTCAAATGACAGCTGGTAGTTATATGTATATTGGCCCACAAGGAATTGTGCATGGTACTACAATTACCGTTTTAAATGCTTTTAGAAAAATAAAAAAAGAACCTAAAGGACACCTTTTTGTAACCTCTGGTTTAGGAGGCATGTCTGGCGCACAACCTAAAGCCGGAAATATCGCTGGTTGTATTACAGTTTGCGCAGAAGTTAATCCTAAAATTACACAAGTCCGATTGGATCAAGGTTGGATTGATGAAAAAATTACAGATCTAGAACAATTAGTACTGCGTGTTACTAAGGCTAAAGCCGAAAAAGAAACTGTTTCCATTGCTTACTTAGGAAACATAGTTGATGTTTGGGAAGCGTTTGATCAGTCTAATATACACATAGACATAGGTAGTGATCAAACCTCATTACATAATCCTTGGGCTGGAGGCTATTATCCAGTCGGTATAACTTTTGAAGAAGCCAATGTAATGATGGCTGAAAACCCTGAGTTATTTAAAGACAAAGTTCAAGACACTTTACGCCGTCATGCTAGCGCCATAAATAAACATACGGCAAAAGGAACTTACTTTTTTGATTATGGTAATGCTTTTTTACTAGAAGCTTCGAGAGCTGGCGCCGATATAATGGCAGAAAACGGCATCGATTTTAGATACCCAAGTTATGTACAGGATATTATGGGACCTATGTGTTTTGATTATGGTTTTGGTCCTTTTAGATGGGTTTGTGCCTCAGGAAAACCTGAAGATTTAGCAAAAACTGATCAAATTGCTTGTCATGTTTTAGAAGTAATAAAGCAACATTCGCCAGAAGAAATCCAACAGCAGATGGCTGATAATATCCAATGGATTAAAGGCGCACAAGACAACAAACTAGTGGTAGGCTCTCAAGCTCGAATATTATATGCGGATGCTGAAGGACGCATGAAAATTGCAGAAGCTTTTAACCAAGCCATTAAAAATGGTGAGATTGATACTATAATACTGGGTCGTGATCATCATGATGTATCTGGAACGGATAGTCCGTATCGTGAAACCTCCAATATATATGATGGCTCTAAGTTTACAGCAGACATGGCAATACAAAACGTTATTGGTGATAGTTTTAGAGGAGCTACTTGGGTAAGCATCCATAATGGTGGTGGCGTTGGCTGGGGCGAAGTTATTAATGGTGGATTTGGTATGGTTCTTGATGGTAGTAAGGAAGCATCAAAAAGGTTAAAGCAAATGTTATTTTGGGATGTTAATAATGGTATTTCTAGACGAAGCTGGGCTAGAAATGATGAAGCTATTTTTGCAATAAAACGAGCTATGGCATCGGAACCGAATTTAAAAGTAACATTACCCAATCTAGTTGATGAAGATTTACTGAATTCACTTTAA